One Lysinibacillus fusiformis genomic window carries:
- a CDS encoding hemolysin family protein yields MAAFALLIIMTGFFVATEFAIVKVRATRIDQLLAEGHKKAKNAKRVISDLDEYLSACQLGITITALGLGWLGEPTFEIILHPVFEFLNLNGSITSILSFILAFSIVTFMHVVIGELAPKTLAIQKAEFVTLNLSGALILFHNITYPIIKLLNGSARALTGMFGLKMMSESEVAHTEEELRMILSDSLKGGEINNSEYEYVNSIFEFSDRLAKEIMVPRTEIVGIEKELTIKEVFDLMGVEQYTRYPIIDGDKDHIIGLVNMKHLLTAYIKDPANGDKPVLDYMQPIIRVMETTQINELLLKIQRERIHMAILMDEYGGTSGLVTIEDIIEEIVGDIQDEFDEDEIPEVQEIAENHFILDAKMLLENVNDMLGTDIEDDDIDTIGGWFMTKQFDAVEGDSIEVQGYEFTAKELDGHHILYLEVLKLPELDLANEVEELKDTK; encoded by the coding sequence TTGGCGGCATTCGCCCTACTAATCATAATGACAGGATTTTTTGTTGCAACAGAGTTTGCTATCGTTAAAGTGAGAGCGACCCGGATAGATCAATTGCTTGCAGAAGGACATAAAAAAGCCAAAAATGCAAAACGGGTTATTTCAGATTTAGATGAATACTTATCTGCATGTCAGTTAGGTATTACCATCACTGCACTTGGTCTTGGTTGGCTTGGTGAACCTACATTTGAAATCATTTTACATCCAGTGTTTGAATTTTTAAATTTGAACGGTAGTATAACATCTATCCTTTCATTCATACTTGCATTCTCAATTGTAACTTTTATGCATGTAGTTATTGGGGAATTGGCGCCAAAAACTTTAGCCATCCAAAAAGCAGAATTTGTCACATTAAACCTTTCTGGCGCATTAATTTTATTCCACAACATTACGTATCCCATCATTAAATTGTTAAACGGCTCAGCACGTGCGTTAACTGGAATGTTTGGGCTTAAGATGATGTCAGAATCAGAAGTGGCGCACACCGAAGAAGAGCTACGAATGATTTTGTCAGATAGCTTAAAGGGTGGAGAAATTAATAACTCAGAATATGAATATGTTAACAGTATTTTCGAGTTCTCAGATCGTCTTGCAAAAGAAATTATGGTACCACGTACTGAAATCGTCGGCATTGAAAAAGAACTGACGATTAAGGAAGTATTTGATTTAATGGGTGTAGAGCAATATACTCGTTACCCAATTATCGATGGTGATAAGGACCATATTATCGGTTTAGTAAACATGAAACATTTATTAACGGCCTACATTAAAGATCCTGCAAATGGTGACAAACCTGTGCTTGACTATATGCAGCCGATTATACGTGTTATGGAAACTACGCAAATCAACGAACTATTACTAAAAATACAACGAGAACGTATTCATATGGCTATTTTAATGGATGAATATGGTGGAACATCAGGTTTAGTAACGATTGAAGATATTATCGAGGAAATTGTCGGAGATATCCAAGATGAATTCGATGAAGATGAAATCCCGGAAGTACAAGAAATTGCTGAAAATCATTTTATTTTAGATGCAAAAATGCTACTAGAAAACGTTAATGATATGCTAGGTACTGACATAGAAGATGATGATATCGATACGATCGGTGGTTGGTTCATGACGAAACAATTTGATGCGGTTGAAGGTGATAGCATCGAGGTACAAGGCTATGAATTCACAGCTAAAGAATTAGATGGGCACCATATACTATACTTAGAAGTTCTGAAATTACCTGAACTTGATTTAGCAAATGAAGTCGAAGAATTGAAAGACACTAAATAA
- a CDS encoding cation diffusion facilitator family transporter produces MELYTNLRQGEKGAWLSIGTYLILSSTKLTIGYLGTSEALKADGLNNTTDIIASIAVLIGLRIAQRPPDSNHQYGHLRAETVASLVASFIMLVVGLQVLINSLKSLWEPSGTTPSLLTAYVAIGSAVVMYVVYRYNLALAKKIRSAAVKAAAYDNRSDALVSIGTAIGIFGAIFGFPIIDTLTALVVAFLIIKTAVEIFWEAVQSLTDAFNIDEVETLSVLIRNVEGVIDLLDFKGRAHGNMYFIDVTVTVNPYLNVFESHRITEEIEHTVMRENPFCQVLVHIEPHIEQIPPTSENKSPTE; encoded by the coding sequence ATGGAGCTCTATACAAATTTACGGCAAGGGGAAAAAGGTGCTTGGTTATCTATCGGTACCTACTTAATACTAAGTTCAACAAAGCTGACAATTGGTTATTTAGGGACATCTGAAGCATTAAAAGCCGATGGACTGAACAATACAACGGATATCATCGCCTCAATTGCTGTATTAATTGGCTTACGCATCGCGCAAAGACCACCTGATTCTAATCACCAATACGGCCATTTACGCGCTGAAACCGTTGCATCCCTTGTTGCTTCATTCATTATGCTGGTTGTCGGCTTGCAGGTTCTTATCAATTCTTTAAAAAGTCTATGGGAGCCTAGTGGCACAACACCCTCTTTATTAACGGCCTATGTAGCAATTGGCAGTGCCGTTGTTATGTATGTCGTCTATCGCTATAATTTAGCCTTAGCAAAAAAAATTCGTAGTGCTGCTGTAAAAGCTGCCGCCTACGACAATCGCTCAGATGCTCTCGTTAGTATCGGCACAGCCATTGGTATTTTCGGCGCTATTTTTGGCTTTCCAATTATCGATACACTGACAGCATTAGTGGTTGCCTTTCTTATTATTAAGACAGCCGTGGAAATTTTTTGGGAAGCGGTTCAAAGCCTAACAGATGCCTTTAATATTGATGAAGTTGAAACATTGTCCGTATTAATACGCAATGTGGAGGGTGTTATTGATCTCTTGGATTTCAAAGGACGTGCACATGGCAATATGTACTTTATCGATGTGACGGTCACTGTGAATCCTTATTTAAATGTTTTCGAAAGTCACCGTATTACAGAAGAAATCGAACATACCGTGATGCGCGAAAATCCATTTTGCCAGGTGCTCGTGCATATTGAACCACATATTGAGCAAATTCCTCCAACAAGTGAAAACAAGTCTCCTACCGAATGA
- a CDS encoding effector binding domain-containing protein, which produces MQSYCQSCGMPLVDEALLGTEKEGQVSQEYCTYCYGEGEFKQPDLTVQEMIEIGVPHLKEEGMAEAEARQMLTSFLPSLKRWRKGESIEPVVIEKDSFKVVGVTARTSNANERTSQAKIPQLWSAFYEQNVAQQISNQVNGAVTYGLYADYESDVNGQYSLTLGMAVSAIDEVPEGMVAKLVPAAKYLVFTSEKGPITEVVIKAWQDIWAWFANSEVERTYTGDFEKYDERCANPHEAQVDIYIAIK; this is translated from the coding sequence ATGCAAAGTTATTGTCAAAGTTGTGGAATGCCGTTAGTGGATGAGGCACTATTAGGTACTGAAAAAGAAGGACAAGTGAGTCAAGAGTATTGTACATATTGTTATGGAGAAGGTGAATTTAAGCAGCCTGATCTGACAGTTCAAGAAATGATTGAAATAGGTGTACCCCATTTAAAGGAAGAAGGAATGGCTGAAGCTGAAGCACGCCAAATGTTAACTTCCTTTTTACCAAGTTTAAAGAGATGGAGAAAGGGTGAAAGCATTGAGCCGGTTGTCATTGAGAAAGACTCTTTTAAGGTGGTAGGGGTTACAGCAAGAACAAGTAATGCGAATGAGCGTACATCACAAGCAAAGATACCACAATTATGGTCTGCATTTTATGAACAAAATGTCGCGCAGCAAATATCAAATCAAGTGAACGGAGCAGTCACATATGGTTTGTATGCTGACTATGAGAGTGATGTGAATGGGCAATATTCATTGACGCTTGGAATGGCAGTATCGGCAATCGATGAAGTCCCTGAAGGCATGGTGGCAAAGTTAGTACCAGCTGCAAAATATCTTGTCTTTACATCGGAAAAAGGTCCAATTACTGAGGTTGTCATTAAAGCATGGCAAGACATTTGGGCATGGTTTGCTAATTCAGAGGTGGAGAGAACTTATACGGGTGATTTCGAAAAGTATGATGAACGATGCGCTAATCCTCATGAAGCACAAGTTGATATCTATATTGCGATTAAGTAA
- a CDS encoding helix-turn-helix transcriptional regulator, with protein sequence MRLDRLLTMTMILINRKKVKAQELAELFDVSIRTIYRDVETLSLAGVPVMSQQGVNGGISLIDGYRVDKQVFTKEELASLSIAIKSALTSYKDAHAEAVLEKLTGVADEKVKQSIDHLFIDLSPWGHNVILKEQITLLKKAIEEEYCVSFTYSTGYGQTSNRLIEPHTLVQKGKVWFVYGYCLLRESFRLFKISRMKNLKREMTSLERKEVNLSSLPWNEDWFQPQNLVDLTLSFDPKIATLVEETFGTDNVNIENLSVHISLPEDEWLYGFLLSFGHRIKILKPTHIREIVQERAREIVELYKDYES encoded by the coding sequence ATGAGACTAGATCGTTTATTAACGATGACAATGATTTTAATTAATCGTAAAAAGGTAAAAGCTCAAGAATTGGCTGAGTTGTTTGATGTGTCTATTCGTACGATTTATCGGGATGTTGAAACGCTTAGCCTTGCTGGGGTACCCGTCATGAGTCAGCAAGGAGTGAATGGAGGGATAAGTTTAATAGATGGCTACAGAGTGGATAAGCAAGTATTCACAAAGGAAGAGCTTGCTTCTCTTTCAATTGCTATCAAGAGCGCTCTAACCTCCTATAAAGATGCGCATGCTGAAGCAGTGCTTGAAAAGTTAACGGGTGTTGCAGATGAGAAAGTGAAACAATCTATTGATCATCTTTTCATTGATCTTAGTCCATGGGGTCACAACGTCATTTTAAAAGAACAGATTACGCTATTGAAAAAAGCAATTGAAGAGGAATATTGTGTCAGTTTTACCTATTCTACAGGTTATGGACAGACATCAAACCGACTTATTGAGCCACATACTTTGGTACAAAAGGGGAAAGTTTGGTTTGTGTATGGCTATTGTCTATTAAGAGAAAGTTTTCGTTTATTTAAGATTTCGAGGATGAAGAATTTAAAAAGAGAGATGACGTCTTTAGAACGCAAGGAAGTTAATTTATCGTCACTTCCATGGAATGAAGATTGGTTTCAGCCTCAAAACTTAGTGGATCTTACATTGTCATTTGATCCTAAGATTGCGACATTGGTGGAAGAGACTTTTGGTACTGACAACGTTAATATCGAAAATTTAAGTGTGCATATATCCCTGCCGGAAGATGAATGGCTATACGGTTTTCTACTCAGCTTTGGTCATCGCATAAAGATTCTTAAGCCGACTCATATCAGAGAAATTGTGCAAGAACGTGCCCGAGAAATTGTGGAATTATATAAAGACTATGAAAGTTAA
- a CDS encoding response regulator — MIKGDFAVIRAVLIDNEPLALHYFQNKLQNFLQIEVIQTFTSVKLFLNNLPSLDFEVIFLDVKLDELSGLEVADIIKTNRPHVSVIFITSYRDFAIQAYEVGGLDYLLKPISHARLEKTVMRIEHEFSMQKLTQQASSTLLKVQCFDQFSVYSNNSLVSFKTEKTKELFSYFILHPNMPIHRDYLIEILWPDLDYVRAKSNLHTALSYLRKTLNNIGYSNCIIFTNKYYIFEKPNIMCDLYEFQKYYNDFTKLEFPPIFLINQCLTIYKNGLLVFDDYGWATTYKDKHYKSYIDLLEKGIQATILTETDTAIDYLNSLLEYDPYNEQKLEYYLQVLMNAGHHQQAHKLFLAYEQKLKEDLALTPSPTLMEISNKLFQYK; from the coding sequence TTGATTAAAGGAGATTTTGCTGTGATTAGAGCCGTTTTAATTGACAATGAACCTTTAGCTTTACACTATTTTCAAAATAAACTACAAAATTTTCTACAAATCGAGGTAATCCAAACCTTTACAAGTGTAAAACTATTCTTAAATAACCTGCCATCACTGGACTTCGAGGTTATATTTTTAGATGTTAAGTTGGATGAACTGAGTGGGCTTGAGGTAGCAGATATTATAAAAACTAATCGTCCACATGTAAGTGTTATATTTATCACTTCGTATCGAGATTTTGCTATACAAGCGTATGAAGTTGGCGGTCTAGATTATTTACTAAAACCGATTAGCCATGCGCGTTTAGAAAAAACCGTAATGCGTATTGAACATGAATTTTCTATGCAAAAATTAACACAACAAGCTTCAAGTACATTGTTAAAAGTTCAATGTTTCGATCAATTTTCTGTTTATAGTAATAATAGCTTGGTATCTTTCAAAACTGAGAAGACGAAAGAATTATTTTCTTATTTCATTTTGCACCCGAACATGCCAATTCATCGTGATTATCTAATCGAAATACTTTGGCCCGATTTAGATTATGTGCGGGCAAAATCTAACCTTCACACCGCTCTATCTTACTTAAGAAAAACCTTAAATAACATAGGTTATTCCAACTGTATTATTTTCACAAATAAATATTATATATTTGAAAAACCTAACATTATGTGTGATTTATATGAATTCCAAAAGTATTATAATGATTTTACTAAATTAGAGTTTCCACCAATTTTTTTAATCAATCAATGCCTTACTATTTATAAAAATGGTTTATTGGTATTTGACGATTACGGGTGGGCAACTACATATAAAGACAAGCATTATAAATCATACATAGATTTATTAGAAAAGGGTATTCAGGCTACCATATTAACAGAAACTGATACAGCAATTGATTATTTAAACAGCTTGTTAGAGTATGATCCCTACAACGAGCAAAAGCTTGAATACTACTTACAAGTGCTAATGAATGCAGGTCATCACCAACAAGCACACAAATTATTTTTAGCCTATGAGCAAAAACTAAAAGAGGACTTGGCACTTACGCCAAGCCCTACTTTAATGGAAATTTCCAACAAATTATTTCAATATAAATAA